Proteins from one Kineococcus mangrovi genomic window:
- a CDS encoding type II toxin-antitoxin system RelE family toxin, producing the protein MSAYDVDYAPAADRDLKRIRKSNPQAAEQIETTVKKLAINPRPAKSTNIVGSAGEYRLEVKGKWGSFRVRYEVHDGKLLVLVLAVADRKDIYKRK; encoded by the coding sequence GTGAGTGCCTACGACGTCGACTACGCGCCCGCCGCCGACCGCGACCTCAAGCGCATCCGCAAGAGCAACCCCCAGGCTGCCGAGCAGATCGAGACCACCGTCAAGAAGCTGGCGATCAACCCACGCCCGGCGAAATCGACGAACATCGTCGGTTCGGCCGGGGAGTACCGCTTGGAGGTGAAGGGCAAGTGGGGGTCCTTCCGCGTCCGGTATGAGGTCCACGACGGGAAGCTGCTCGTGCTCGTCCTAGCGGTCGCAGACCGAAAGGACATCTACAAGCGGAAGTGA